The following coding sequences are from one Polyodon spathula isolate WHYD16114869_AA chromosome 7, ASM1765450v1, whole genome shotgun sequence window:
- the mgst1.1 gene encoding microsomal glutathione S-transferase 1.1, producing the protein MAEVSHMIDSEVFLAFSTYATIVVLKMLLMGPMTGYYRMTRKAFSNLEDTVLHGKNEEDKKKFLRTDPDVERVRRCHQNDLENIVPFVLIGLLYALSGPALSTALLHFRVFVGSRFLHTVAYLLPLPQPFRGASWVVGVLSTFSMGYQLLSTSLVL; encoded by the exons ATGGCGGAAGTCTCTCACATGATTGACAGCGAGGTCTTCTTGGCGTTTTCCACGTACGCCACGATCGTGGTTCTGAAGATGCTGCTGATGGGACCCATGACGGGGTACTACAGGATGACAAGGAAG GCCTTTTCGAACCTGGAAGACACGGTTTTACATGGAAAAAATGAAGAAGACAAGAAGAAATTCCTCCGGACTGATCCGGATGTGGAGCGTGTCAGAAG GTGCCACCAGAATGACCTGGAGAACATTGTTCCCTTCGTGCTGATCGGTCTGCTGTACGCGCTGAGCGGCCCTGCCCTGTCCACGGCCCTGCTGCACTTCCGCGTGTTCGTGGGCTCCAGGTTCCTGCACACCGTGGCATACCTGCTGCCCCTGCCCCAGCCCTTCAGGGGTGCAAGCTGGGTTGTGGGTGTGCTTAGCACCTTCTCCATGGGATACCAGCTCCTGAGCACCAGCCTGGTCCTCTAG